A window from uncultured Desulfobacter sp. encodes these proteins:
- a CDS encoding biopolymer transporter ExbD, translated as MLNVSANRKHKKSAVELNMAPLIDMVFILLIFFLVTTSFVKETGIDVARPTASTATTQSKATILIAVDSQNRVFMDHREIDIRAVRANTERALAENPDGAVVVVADRQSDTGVAIQVMDGCRLAGACNVSLAAALPEGQ; from the coding sequence ATGTTAAACGTTTCAGCCAACAGAAAACATAAAAAAAGTGCGGTGGAGCTGAATATGGCGCCCCTCATTGATATGGTGTTTATTCTGCTGATTTTTTTCCTTGTCACCACAAGTTTTGTCAAGGAGACCGGCATTGATGTCGCCCGGCCCACGGCTTCCACAGCGACCACCCAATCCAAAGCCACCATTCTCATTGCCGTGGACAGCCAGAACCGGGTATTCATGGATCACCGGGAGATCGATATCCGGGCGGTCAGAGCCAATACCGAACGGGCCCTGGCAGAGAATCCCGACGGGGCCGTGGTGGTGGTGGCGGACCGGCAATCGGACACCGGCGTGGCCATCCAGGTCATGGACGGTTGCCGCCTGGCAGGCGCCTGCAACGTCTCTTTGGCTGCCGCCCTTCCGGAGGGACAATGA
- a CDS encoding TonB-dependent receptor, with translation MKTHRLKGCTLAASLILILFCISPLQADETQATKNAENSNVQEIDEMVVEDEARVQGYKTTPSQTTIELEDITFIGEPTFLLDAIKTNAMVDFRGASDLDPGVDSVYLNGFGATRFVTAMDGVTLQKTGGRKSSNVVDWAQLPSFLLESVEILPGPHSARYDAKSIGGVLNMKTKTPKAYDTRVPQLTYTTGYRSYNTFSNTAVIQGGVDNFIYDFAYQNYMTDGYLRNSETETNIGFGRLGFILPGDGYITFSASVSDIDRNSPVNNPGTNQDDETDFDSGYPEVTGSVWDPCQEPTWDSTAETYRLNYAQTLGINRLNFGAYYGEETRDRAYLEWIDAKDRSQGTVPTSMETDWWQQGGKIMDEIKWAGGETTVGVDFTQLFDEGVDDSKTERIRKKGAFIQHKFGIVPHVDMTLGLRYEDVNIWVSNWSNGNLYNSYYDKYVERDFNQIIPKSMTTWHMDHLGAWFRDTSLSAGISKIWHAPDYHGDYNPQGRPAGITLDPEHGMGYDLILNRRLWGNINLKAGYAFYDIKDFIATNSSYAKYSSASDGALRFSDYKINLEEVYRHGVTVELSGNVTPELSFYLSWAWQKFENQGDELAAQTELDQRAEHQVGVGLRYAFNARATLMLDYTYQSDETMEEYVEKPKDVWNFRQVDIPAHSVVDLGFQYKCFEQLAWLKNGTVNVYIKNLLDEDYYDSTGYPATDRTFGVTFTIKI, from the coding sequence TTGAAAACTCACCGACTGAAAGGCTGCACCTTGGCAGCATCCCTGATATTGATCCTCTTTTGCATAAGCCCATTGCAGGCGGATGAAACCCAAGCCACAAAAAATGCTGAAAACAGCAACGTTCAAGAAATAGACGAGATGGTTGTGGAAGACGAGGCCCGGGTCCAGGGGTATAAAACAACACCGTCCCAGACCACCATTGAACTCGAAGATATCACATTCATCGGAGAGCCCACATTTTTGCTGGATGCAATCAAAACCAATGCCATGGTGGATTTCAGAGGCGCATCAGACCTGGACCCCGGGGTGGACAGCGTCTATCTGAACGGCTTTGGCGCTACACGGTTTGTCACGGCCATGGACGGCGTCACCCTTCAAAAAACCGGCGGCCGAAAATCAAGCAACGTTGTGGACTGGGCACAATTGCCCTCTTTTTTGCTGGAGTCCGTTGAAATCCTCCCCGGTCCCCATTCCGCCCGCTACGATGCCAAAAGCATCGGCGGGGTTTTAAATATGAAAACAAAAACCCCCAAAGCCTACGATACCCGGGTGCCGCAATTGACCTATACAACGGGATACCGATCATATAATACATTTTCCAATACAGCCGTTATCCAAGGCGGGGTGGATAACTTTATCTACGATTTTGCATACCAGAATTATATGACCGACGGGTACCTGCGCAACAGTGAGACCGAAACCAACATCGGATTCGGGCGCCTGGGATTCATACTACCCGGCGATGGATATATCACCTTTTCGGCCTCAGTATCAGATATTGACCGGAATTCACCGGTCAACAATCCAGGAACAAACCAAGACGATGAAACGGACTTTGATTCCGGGTACCCCGAGGTAACAGGCAGTGTCTGGGACCCTTGTCAGGAACCCACCTGGGACAGCACAGCCGAAACCTACCGCTTAAACTATGCCCAAACCCTTGGGATCAATCGGCTTAATTTCGGCGCCTATTACGGCGAGGAGACCCGGGACCGGGCCTATTTGGAATGGATAGACGCCAAGGACAGATCCCAAGGAACTGTGCCAACCTCCATGGAAACGGACTGGTGGCAACAGGGCGGCAAAATCATGGACGAAATCAAGTGGGCAGGAGGCGAGACCACCGTTGGTGTAGACTTTACCCAGTTGTTTGACGAGGGTGTGGACGACAGCAAAACCGAAAGGATTCGCAAAAAAGGAGCCTTTATCCAGCATAAATTCGGCATTGTTCCCCATGTGGACATGACCCTGGGGCTGAGGTACGAGGATGTCAATATCTGGGTCAGCAACTGGTCCAACGGCAATCTGTATAATTCATATTATGACAAATATGTGGAACGTGACTTTAACCAGATCATCCCCAAATCCATGACAACCTGGCATATGGATCATCTGGGTGCCTGGTTCCGGGACACCTCCCTGTCTGCCGGTATCAGTAAAATCTGGCACGCCCCGGACTATCACGGCGATTACAATCCCCAGGGACGCCCTGCCGGTATCACCCTGGACCCGGAGCACGGTATGGGATATGACCTGATTTTAAACCGCAGGCTCTGGGGAAACATTAACCTGAAGGCCGGGTATGCGTTTTATGACATCAAGGATTTCATCGCCACCAACAGCAGCTATGCCAAATATTCAAGCGCCAGCGACGGGGCATTGAGGTTCAGCGACTACAAAATCAATCTGGAGGAAGTCTACCGCCATGGCGTCACCGTTGAGCTGTCAGGCAATGTTACGCCGGAACTCTCTTTTTATCTGAGCTGGGCCTGGCAGAAATTTGAAAACCAGGGAGATGAACTGGCTGCCCAGACAGAACTGGACCAGCGGGCCGAGCACCAGGTCGGGGTTGGACTGCGCTATGCCTTTAACGCACGAGCAACCCTGATGCTGGATTACACCTACCAGAGTGATGAAACCATGGAGGAATATGTAGAAAAGCCCAAAGATGTCTGGAATTTTCGCCAGGTAGATATTCCGGCCCACAGTGTGGTGGACTTAGGGTTTCAGTACAAATGCTTTGAACAGCTTGCCTGGCTGAAAAACGGTACCGTAAACGTCTATATCAAAAACCTGCTGGACGAAGACTATTATGACAGCACGGGGTATCCGGCCACGGACAGGACTTTCGGCGTCACATTCACCATCAAAATCTAA
- a CDS encoding MotA/TolQ/ExbB proton channel family protein yields the protein MKNNTLYMMTTAVLGIMVLLGQLAWAKDMREISIETQKIEEAMKQKAAAELSAAQKAAQESRREILADRSKLDRAIADLKQRITAVDVELKALKSKNKDLTAQADELTAKLDDAQGTIQELSGVIRMNAKDVRSLLDDSFLTGVYQPDTRFLSAMTDNSVIPGMAQIKAMSNLLFDQIDQGGSVCLETGSIVNREGKTQEGKILILGAFTAAYRLDKETGFLNFSHGENKLYALSKLPPSAMQDQLTRYMAGKSDAVPMDISRGGALNQLIHDLSLVDQIPKGGPIVWPILAILALGALITLERLFFILKRKISLETVCSKIETQAESRNWEACAETCDQYSKNPVIRVIRSGVDSRNLPREDMENAVQEAILKEIPPMERFLSTMGMLAAIAPLLGLLGTVTGMIDTFHVITMHGTGDPRMMSGGISEALVTTMLGLSVAIPIMLSHTLLSRAVENSVGMMEEKAVALINIVQKYKGA from the coding sequence ATGAAAAACAATACCCTATATATGATGACAACGGCGGTTCTGGGTATAATGGTCCTTTTGGGACAACTCGCATGGGCAAAGGATATGCGGGAAATCAGCATTGAAACCCAAAAGATTGAAGAGGCGATGAAACAGAAGGCGGCGGCCGAACTGTCTGCCGCCCAAAAGGCAGCCCAGGAAAGCCGCAGAGAAATTCTGGCGGACAGATCTAAACTGGATCGGGCCATTGCTGATTTAAAGCAGCGGATCACGGCCGTTGACGTTGAACTCAAAGCCCTTAAATCTAAAAATAAAGACCTGACGGCCCAAGCTGACGAATTAACGGCAAAACTGGATGACGCCCAGGGAACGATTCAGGAATTGTCCGGCGTGATCCGCATGAATGCCAAGGACGTGCGTTCCCTTCTGGATGACAGCTTTCTGACCGGGGTGTATCAGCCGGACACCCGATTTTTATCGGCCATGACCGATAATTCGGTTATTCCCGGGATGGCTCAGATCAAAGCCATGTCCAATCTGCTGTTTGACCAGATTGACCAGGGCGGTTCTGTCTGCCTTGAGACCGGTTCAATCGTCAACCGTGAAGGGAAGACCCAGGAGGGTAAAATACTTATCCTTGGTGCGTTTACAGCCGCATACAGGCTGGACAAAGAAACAGGATTTCTCAACTTCAGCCACGGAGAAAATAAACTCTATGCCCTGTCCAAACTGCCGCCCTCTGCCATGCAGGACCAACTGACCCGGTACATGGCCGGCAAAAGTGATGCCGTCCCCATGGACATTTCCCGGGGCGGGGCATTGAACCAGTTGATCCATGATTTGAGCCTGGTGGACCAGATCCCCAAGGGCGGTCCCATTGTCTGGCCCATTCTGGCCATTCTGGCCCTGGGTGCATTGATCACCCTGGAACGGCTTTTTTTCATTTTGAAGCGTAAAATCAGCCTTGAAACCGTGTGCAGCAAAATCGAAACCCAGGCCGAATCTCGGAACTGGGAGGCGTGTGCCGAAACCTGCGACCAGTACAGCAAAAATCCGGTTATCCGGGTCATCCGTTCGGGTGTTGACAGCCGAAACCTCCCCCGGGAAGACATGGAAAATGCGGTCCAGGAAGCCATCCTCAAAGAGATCCCCCCCATGGAACGATTTTTATCCACCATGGGTATGCTGGCCGCCATTGCGCCCCTGCTGGGACTGTTGGGAACGGTTACCGGCATGATCGACACCTTCCATGTCATCACCATGCACGGCACAGGCGACCCGAGAATGATGTCCGGCGGCATTTCAGAAGCCCTGGTGACCACCATGCTGGGCCTCTCCGTGGCCATCCCAATTATGCTCTCCCACACCCTGTTGAGCAGGGCTGTGGAAAACAGCGTGGGGATGATGGAGGAAAAAGCTGTGGCACTGATCAATATCGTCCAGAAATACAAGGGGGCCTGA
- a CDS encoding MotA/TolQ/ExbB proton channel family protein has product MPAFLGENLELMTDLIRAGGVVMVPLVILSLVMWLLILERAFFFRRLYKKNMNSSTALSLVRENTLPDPKLYRGAVSLLVTEFIQNRSGSAQLDRHLLDAAVTRINRRMTRSLAVIGVLAAMAPLMGLLGTVTGMITTFDVLAIFGTGNAKAMAGGISESLITTQTGLIVAIPGLYMKGFLDRRAEHLSQRIQRMGLYLKRHL; this is encoded by the coding sequence ATGCCGGCATTTCTTGGTGAGAACCTTGAACTCATGACGGACCTGATCCGGGCCGGGGGCGTGGTCATGGTTCCCCTGGTCATCTTAAGTCTTGTCATGTGGCTGCTGATTCTCGAACGGGCTTTTTTTTTCAGGCGACTTTACAAAAAAAACATGAACAGCAGCACCGCCCTGTCCCTGGTCCGGGAAAACACCCTGCCCGACCCCAAACTCTACCGCGGGGCTGTCAGCCTTCTGGTCACGGAATTTATTCAAAACCGGTCTGGTTCCGCCCAGCTGGACCGCCACCTCCTGGATGCTGCCGTAACCCGGATCAACCGGCGCATGACCCGATCCCTCGCCGTGATCGGGGTCCTGGCGGCCATGGCGCCGCTCATGGGGCTGCTCGGCACCGTCACAGGCATGATCACCACCTTTGACGTTCTGGCCATATTCGGCACCGGCAATGCCAAAGCCATGGCAGGCGGCATTTCAGAATCCCTGATCACCACCCAGACCGGACTTATCGTTGCCATTCCGGGACTTTACATGAAAGGGTTTCTGGACCGGCGGGCCGAACATCTAAGCCAGCGCATTCAGCGGATGGGCTTATACCTGAAAAGACATCTATAG
- a CDS encoding class I SAM-dependent methyltransferase produces the protein MEIQATSQTFWEDQWLKTIERSKVEQPSKSEASGTCAMNKWDNMAKDFAQRTSGEKASAKREATLKQLVDKGILTPETRVLDIGAGPGSWALPMAKICAHVTALEPSGGMIDIMSERIEQEKVHNITIVQNTWQETNLAEQGWEKAFDLVFASMTPGIDGPSAVMKLMAAATQYCYMSAFSGPGMSGQFASLWKKFFDRPMPQRHTDIIYPFNLVYAMGYRPDITFSWWDKEIDWDRDHTIRHITRFFQSHMEITREAEQIIADYVDTRCIDGKYVPAAPVCRGAMTWSVLEDRRTTPGGPDVI, from the coding sequence ATGGAAATACAAGCAACATCCCAAACATTCTGGGAAGATCAGTGGCTGAAAACCATTGAACGATCCAAAGTTGAACAGCCGTCAAAGTCGGAGGCGTCCGGCACCTGCGCCATGAACAAGTGGGATAACATGGCAAAGGATTTTGCCCAGCGCACCAGCGGAGAAAAGGCGTCCGCCAAGCGGGAAGCCACGCTTAAGCAGCTCGTGGACAAAGGAATTTTGACACCTGAAACCCGGGTTCTGGATATCGGCGCAGGCCCGGGTTCCTGGGCCCTGCCCATGGCCAAAATCTGTGCCCATGTCACCGCCCTTGAACCCTCGGGCGGCATGATCGACATCATGTCTGAACGGATTGAACAAGAAAAGGTCCATAATATTACCATTGTCCAGAACACCTGGCAGGAGACGAATTTGGCCGAACAAGGCTGGGAAAAGGCATTTGATCTGGTATTTGCCTCCATGACACCCGGCATTGACGGGCCTTCCGCCGTCATGAAACTGATGGCCGCCGCCACCCAATACTGTTACATGAGTGCCTTTTCGGGGCCCGGCATGAGCGGGCAGTTTGCGTCCCTGTGGAAAAAATTTTTCGACCGGCCCATGCCCCAAAGGCATACGGATATCATCTATCCGTTTAACCTGGTCTATGCCATGGGGTACCGCCCGGACATCACCTTTTCCTGGTGGGACAAAGAGATCGACTGGGACAGGGATCACACCATCCGCCATATCACCCGTTTCTTTCAATCCCATATGGAGATTACCCGGGAGGCGGAGCAGATCATTGCCGATTACGTGGATACCCGGTGTATTGACGGCAAATATGTCCCGGCCGCGCCGGTCTGCCGGGGTGCCATGACCTGGTCGGTTCTCGAAGACCGTAGAACCACGCCGGGAGGGCCGGATGTCATTTAA
- a CDS encoding energy transducer TonB gives MKTAVKPLGLDSGWQPWAVALAGTLALNLVLFSVIPNLMKPQDAAPQVGPMIQQIQLTRMRRPTIEPEKKKKTPPPKAQPKKQVAEPRMNRQITRSLSLPFEVNPRLPQGPATISVPEVMSTSLDTLSLDTLFDTGDLDQPLTVISRVPPVYPFRAKAKGIEGWVSVEFTVNEQGRVQDIKILDAEPEKIFDDSVMQCVAAWRFNPGRVNREIVKTRARTRVRFQLN, from the coding sequence ATGAAAACCGCGGTAAAGCCCCTGGGGCTGGACAGTGGATGGCAGCCCTGGGCGGTGGCATTGGCCGGCACCCTGGCCCTGAATCTGGTGCTTTTTTCCGTCATTCCCAATCTGATGAAACCCCAGGACGCCGCCCCGCAGGTAGGCCCCATGATTCAGCAGATCCAGCTTACCCGGATGCGGCGCCCAACCATTGAACCGGAAAAGAAAAAAAAGACGCCACCGCCCAAGGCCCAACCTAAAAAACAAGTAGCCGAACCCAGGATGAACCGGCAAATTACCCGGTCCCTCTCCCTGCCCTTTGAAGTCAATCCCCGGCTGCCCCAGGGACCGGCCACCATCTCCGTGCCCGAAGTGATGTCGACCTCCCTGGACACCCTGTCCCTTGACACGCTTTTTGACACCGGAGATCTGGATCAGCCCCTGACGGTAATCTCCAGGGTGCCGCCGGTGTACCCTTTCCGGGCCAAGGCCAAGGGCATTGAAGGCTGGGTCTCTGTGGAATTCACGGTAAATGAACAGGGCCGCGTCCAGGACATCAAAATACTGGATGCAGAACCTGAAAAAATATTTGACGACAGTGTGATGCAGTGTGTTGCCGCCTGGCGGTTCAACCCCGGCCGGGTCAACCGGGAGATTGTAAAAACCCGGGCCAGAACACGCGTGCGTTTTCAATTAAATTGA
- a CDS encoding tetratricopeptide repeat protein, whose amino-acid sequence MNPNLKTVIVVLAFAATTIFPQEKALAQADQKMPISVQHLLIKVKAAMDKNDYAAAVNLIQTDQAKSESKTPCSHPTVCLALGNCFLMQKKLGSAESAYLAALSLDKNYLDAQVNLAKVYTDTNRTAKAAEAFWAAYQLSDPKMPKYLYYSAVMALTDGKTQTAIRRFESLFAAHPSQVTRQWRENYANALVTAQQWKKASPVIRDLIAQSTGESRIKWQEVLLQIYLTMNDTGKALDLATTLSRQTPSEARWWKALVHIRLTRGEYADAFEDLIIYNFITPLSRQEKKLFADLSLQLNIPARAARMYETLITESAGQKSSPDQTRQMIHRLVCAYRQMGRSDKALAVLNRFDPQAGNPELLLLKGDVLYESKNYKAADKAFRTAAQNNCSQKGQAWLMAGYSAWQYNDLAASRSAFKQAAQYKHQRKDALAAIAQLNKRIQM is encoded by the coding sequence ATGAATCCGAATTTAAAAACCGTCATCGTCGTTCTGGCCTTTGCCGCCACGACCATTTTTCCCCAGGAAAAGGCATTGGCCCAGGCGGATCAAAAGATGCCCATTTCTGTTCAACACCTGCTCATTAAGGTGAAAGCAGCCATGGATAAAAATGATTATGCCGCGGCCGTCAATCTCATCCAGACAGATCAAGCAAAATCCGAGAGTAAGACGCCGTGCAGCCATCCCACGGTTTGTCTGGCCCTGGGCAATTGCTTTCTGATGCAAAAAAAATTGGGTTCTGCCGAGTCGGCATATCTGGCGGCCTTGTCCCTGGATAAAAATTACCTGGATGCCCAGGTGAACCTGGCCAAGGTGTATACGGATACCAACCGGACAGCAAAGGCGGCCGAGGCATTTTGGGCAGCCTACCAACTGTCTGACCCCAAAATGCCTAAATACTTATACTACAGTGCCGTAATGGCGCTCACCGACGGCAAGACCCAGACCGCCATCCGCAGATTTGAATCTTTATTCGCCGCCCATCCAAGCCAGGTCACCCGGCAATGGCGGGAAAACTATGCCAATGCCCTGGTAACGGCCCAGCAATGGAAAAAGGCCTCGCCGGTGATCCGGGATCTGATTGCCCAATCCACAGGCGAATCCCGGATCAAATGGCAGGAAGTGCTGCTCCAGATTTACCTGACCATGAATGACACCGGCAAAGCCCTGGATCTTGCCACCACCCTGAGCCGCCAGACCCCGTCCGAAGCCAGATGGTGGAAGGCCCTGGTCCACATCCGTCTGACCCGGGGCGAGTATGCCGACGCCTTTGAAGATCTGATTATCTACAATTTTATCACCCCGCTCTCCCGGCAGGAAAAAAAACTGTTTGCAGATCTCAGCCTGCAGTTGAACATCCCGGCCCGGGCCGCCCGTATGTATGAAACCCTGATAACCGAATCGGCCGGGCAAAAGTCATCCCCAGACCAAACCCGGCAAATGATCCACCGCCTGGTTTGTGCCTACCGCCAGATGGGGCGGTCGGACAAGGCCCTGGCAGTGCTCAACCGGTTTGATCCCCAGGCCGGCAATCCGGAACTTTTGCTGCTCAAAGGCGATGTCCTGTACGAATCAAAAAATTATAAGGCGGCAGACAAAGCGTTCAGAACCGCAGCCCAAAACAATTGTTCCCAAAAGGGACAGGCCTGGCTGATGGCCGGATACTCGGCCTGGCAGTATAACGACCTTGCGGCCAGCCGCAGCGCATTTAAACAGGCTGCACAATATAAACACCAGCGCAAGGATGCCCTGGCAGCCATTGCACAGCTCAATAAACGCATCCAGATGTAA
- a CDS encoding IS1634 family transposase translates to MYIRRTTIKSRKDGTQYYTYRLVESERTVKGVRQHTLLNLGSAFSLPREQWSELASRIQEIISGQEPLFEAPQEVEELAQNYAAQLIQAKKKTSEPTEPDYCQVDIDSMEVIRPRSISCEHVALEAFNALGLGEHLKKFGFNGPQLAAATGSIIGRMCRPASERATLHWLQDISGLGELIEYDFGKMNLYKMYSASDQLLKNKDAIERHLYLQEKKLFGFQETITLYDLTNTYFEGQSKRNKLGKRGHSKEKRSDCPLVTLALVLDSSGFPKCSKVFEGNISEAGTLANIISTMDAGRKSHDMFDASKATIVMDAGIASEENIKWINEKEYPYIVVSRRRHREFAEEESVVVKQDKNGTVKVQKVIDPESNEVQLFCHSEKREAKERAIQDRFTSGFEEALTYLASGLHIPRRMKKYHKVLEKIGRLKQRYSRVSGQYQINVVKDEQTDNATKLTWQRQTDQDNRNDLPGVYCLRTSHKDLDEKTLWQTYTMLTDLEAVFRSLKSELGIRPVFHQVTERVTGHLFISVLAYHLVHSVRYRLKQSQINSSWSQLRNQLEGQNRVTVSMQCKDGQTVHIRKSTRPEPRQQEIYKALEISLYPGPVIKNIFKQK, encoded by the coding sequence ATGTATATACGAAGGACGACTATCAAAAGCCGGAAAGACGGCACACAATATTATACCTACAGGCTGGTTGAGTCTGAACGTACCGTCAAAGGGGTACGCCAGCATACCCTGCTTAATCTGGGTTCGGCCTTCTCATTGCCAAGAGAACAGTGGTCGGAACTGGCCTCACGGATTCAAGAAATAATAAGCGGTCAAGAGCCACTATTTGAGGCGCCTCAAGAAGTTGAGGAACTGGCGCAAAACTATGCTGCTCAACTTATACAGGCTAAGAAGAAAACTTCTGAGCCGACAGAGCCTGATTATTGCCAGGTGGATATTGACAGCATGGAAGTAATCCGGCCTCGTAGCATCAGCTGTGAGCATGTGGCATTAGAAGCGTTTAACGCCCTGGGCTTGGGAGAGCATCTAAAAAAGTTTGGGTTCAATGGCCCACAGTTAGCTGCGGCTACCGGTAGCATTATTGGCCGTATGTGCCGACCGGCCAGTGAACGGGCAACGCTTCATTGGCTTCAGGATATTTCAGGGTTGGGCGAGTTAATAGAGTATGATTTCGGCAAGATGAATTTATACAAAATGTATTCAGCATCTGATCAACTTCTAAAAAATAAGGATGCAATAGAGAGGCATCTATATTTACAGGAGAAGAAGCTGTTTGGGTTCCAGGAGACCATCACGTTGTATGATTTGACCAATACCTATTTCGAAGGTCAAAGTAAGCGTAACAAGCTTGGAAAGCGTGGTCATTCGAAAGAAAAGCGATCAGATTGCCCGCTGGTAACCTTAGCCCTGGTGTTGGACAGCAGTGGTTTCCCAAAATGCAGCAAAGTATTTGAGGGCAATATCAGTGAAGCCGGTACCCTGGCTAACATAATCAGTACTATGGACGCCGGACGAAAATCACATGACATGTTTGATGCTTCCAAAGCCACAATTGTTATGGATGCAGGGATTGCATCCGAAGAGAATATCAAGTGGATTAATGAAAAGGAATATCCATATATCGTTGTCAGCCGACGACGGCACAGGGAATTTGCCGAGGAAGAGTCGGTAGTGGTCAAACAGGATAAAAACGGTACCGTAAAGGTGCAAAAGGTGATTGACCCTGAAAGCAATGAGGTGCAGTTGTTCTGCCACTCTGAAAAGCGTGAAGCAAAAGAGCGGGCCATCCAGGACCGTTTTACATCAGGCTTTGAGGAGGCACTCACGTATTTGGCCTCAGGTCTTCATATCCCACGACGCATGAAAAAATACCATAAGGTGTTGGAAAAAATTGGACGCCTTAAGCAACGGTATTCAAGGGTCTCCGGTCAATACCAAATCAATGTCGTCAAAGATGAGCAAACCGACAACGCTACTAAACTAACCTGGCAACGCCAAACCGACCAGGATAACCGCAATGATCTGCCGGGCGTATATTGTTTGAGAACATCCCATAAAGATTTGGACGAGAAAACGCTGTGGCAGACGTACACAATGTTGACTGACCTGGAAGCCGTATTTCGTTCATTGAAATCGGAATTGGGCATTCGGCCGGTATTCCATCAGGTGACCGAACGTGTCACCGGGCATCTTTTTATAAGTGTTCTGGCGTACCATTTGGTTCATAGCGTTCGATATCGACTGAAACAATCACAGATTAACAGTAGTTGGTCTCAATTGAGAAATCAGCTCGAAGGCCAAAACCGGGTGACAGTTTCAATGCAATGCAAGGATGGTCAAACCGTTCATATCAGAAAAAGCACACGGCCAGAACCCAGACAACAAGAAATTTATAAAGCTTTGGAGATAAGTCTATATCCAGGACCGGTGATTAAAAATATTTTTAAACAAAAGTAG
- a CDS encoding ABC transporter substrate-binding protein: MSFKPAGHILFQSLVTLALCLFFLVPSLSAGTGQVDVIRLVGGDWGAPTPYAHYPRGPGGFKMCLIFDSLLERGDHGLIPWLATSWQVEDQGKAYIFTIRKGVKWHDGTPMIPEDVAFSLDYATHFPMTWSYVFDRINRVEILEDNKIKVTLKTPTASMLYSLGTSRIIPKHIWQNVNDPKTFTKPEAVIGTGPYRLTGYSREHGTYRFENFADFWGPAVRVKRLEFIPVSEPILAYQKHEIDMLRVSPDLLPRFQNDSEHKIFKSPGFWGYRLLFNRNLPGPARMVQVRQAFAYAFDRNELVAKVARGAALPGRAGILPPDHVMAAQNVKSYPIFSKKK, from the coding sequence ATGTCATTTAAACCGGCGGGGCATATACTGTTTCAGAGCCTGGTTACCCTGGCGTTATGTCTGTTTTTTCTGGTGCCTTCCCTTAGTGCGGGAACCGGCCAGGTGGATGTCATCCGTCTGGTCGGCGGGGACTGGGGAGCCCCCACCCCCTACGCCCACTACCCAAGAGGCCCGGGAGGCTTTAAAATGTGCCTGATTTTCGACAGTCTCCTGGAACGCGGCGATCATGGCCTGATCCCCTGGCTGGCCACATCCTGGCAGGTTGAAGACCAGGGAAAGGCTTATATATTCACGATTCGCAAGGGGGTCAAATGGCATGACGGCACCCCCATGATCCCTGAGGATGTGGCCTTTTCCCTGGATTACGCCACCCATTTCCCCATGACCTGGTCCTATGTGTTTGACCGGATCAACCGGGTTGAGATCCTCGAAGACAACAAAATCAAGGTCACCTTGAAGACGCCCACCGCATCCATGCTTTACAGTCTGGGCACCAGCCGTATCATCCCCAAACACATTTGGCAAAACGTGAACGATCCTAAAACCTTTACAAAACCCGAGGCGGTGATCGGCACAGGTCCATACCGGCTCACCGGCTACAGCCGGGAACACGGCACCTACCGGTTTGAAAATTTCGCCGATTTCTGGGGGCCGGCCGTCCGGGTCAAACGGCTGGAGTTCATCCCGGTAAGCGAGCCTATCCTGGCCTACCAGAAGCACGAAATAGATATGCTCCGGGTCTCCCCGGATCTTTTGCCCAGATTTCAAAACGACTCCGAACATAAAATTTTTAAAAGTCCCGGATTCTGGGGATACCGGCTGCTGTTCAACCGGAATCTCCCCGGTCCGGCCCGGATGGTTCAGGTCCGCCAGGCCTTTGCCTACGCCTTTGACCGTAACGAACTCGTGGCCAAGGTGGCCCGGGGTGCGGCCCTGCCCGGCCGGGCAGGAATTTTACCGCCGGACCATGTCATGGCCGCCCAAAACGTGAAATCCTATCCCATCTTTTCGAAAAAAAAATGA